One window of Mediterraneibacter gnavus ATCC 29149 genomic DNA carries:
- a CDS encoding DUF4118 domain-containing protein, with amino-acid sequence MKQEQMKIWERFLKGLLVMTGILFIATGIGYLFRYLGFSEENIIIVYILGVLIIAIITVNRGWSVCYSLLSVLLFNFLFTEPRFTFSSYDYGYPVTFVTVFIAAMIVSNLTIQIRKQGYRAEQMALRTRILLETNQMLQKAKNADEMIEETARHLMRMMGKNVIYYRAEDGILSEPRFCMAEPGAAKMLYLQQRERQAAQWVFENRKRAGTGMDQYPDAHCLYLAIRNEDMVYGVIGIALEGMMMDVYEQNLILSILGECALALEKEGYNRKREEALAQAKNEQLRANLLRSISHDLRTPLTSISGSAGILLNSASALGEEKQKQLYKGIYDDSMWLINLVENLLSVTRLEDGTMNLNLQIELVDEVIEGALKHISRDHSDYELKFIHSEELLLAKMDSRLIIQVIINIVDNALKYTPKGSKIEIYARKENQMIAISIADNGKGIADCAKEKIFDMFYTADSKVADSRRGLGLGLFLCKSIIQAHGGTIQVADNVPHGTIFTFTLQAEEVTLNE; translated from the coding sequence ATGAAACAGGAACAGATGAAAATCTGGGAAAGATTTTTAAAAGGGCTGCTGGTAATGACAGGGATCCTTTTTATAGCAACTGGAATTGGATATTTATTCCGGTATCTTGGATTTTCAGAAGAAAATATCATTATTGTATACATTTTAGGGGTTCTGATCATTGCAATCATTACGGTCAACAGAGGATGGAGCGTATGCTATTCGCTGCTCAGTGTGTTGTTGTTTAATTTTTTGTTTACAGAGCCACGATTTACGTTTTCTTCGTATGATTACGGGTATCCAGTGACATTTGTAACGGTGTTTATTGCAGCCATGATCGTCAGTAACCTGACCATACAAATCCGTAAGCAGGGGTATCGGGCTGAGCAGATGGCTTTACGTACCCGCATCCTGTTGGAGACGAATCAGATGCTCCAGAAGGCGAAGAATGCGGATGAGATGATTGAAGAGACTGCAAGGCATCTGATGCGCATGATGGGAAAAAATGTGATATATTATCGGGCAGAGGATGGAATACTTTCTGAGCCCAGGTTTTGTATGGCAGAACCTGGTGCAGCCAAGATGTTATACTTGCAGCAGCGGGAACGGCAGGCTGCGCAGTGGGTGTTCGAGAATCGAAAACGCGCAGGAACAGGAATGGATCAGTATCCGGATGCACATTGCCTGTATCTGGCAATCCGAAACGAAGACATGGTCTATGGCGTGATCGGAATTGCTCTGGAAGGGATGATGATGGATGTCTATGAACAGAACCTGATTTTATCCATTTTAGGGGAATGTGCACTGGCATTGGAAAAAGAGGGCTATAACAGAAAACGGGAAGAAGCGCTTGCACAGGCAAAGAATGAGCAGTTAAGAGCAAATCTCCTGCGTTCGATTTCTCATGATCTTCGGACGCCTCTGACGAGTATTTCGGGAAGTGCAGGGATTCTTCTGAACAGTGCGTCAGCGCTTGGTGAAGAGAAGCAAAAACAGCTTTATAAAGGAATTTATGATGATTCCATGTGGCTGATCAATCTGGTGGAAAATCTTCTGTCTGTGACGCGGCTGGAAGACGGGACTATGAATCTGAATCTGCAGATCGAATTGGTGGATGAGGTGATTGAGGGGGCGCTGAAACACATCAGCCGGGATCATTCGGACTATGAATTGAAATTTATTCATTCGGAAGAGCTGCTTCTGGCAAAAATGGATTCCCGTCTCATCATCCAGGTTATTATTAATATTGTGGACAATGCATTGAAATATACGCCGAAAGGCTCTAAAATAGAGATCTATGCAAGAAAAGAAAATCAGATGATCGCGATTTCCATTGCAGATAATGGAAAAGGAATTGCGGATTGTGCAAAAGAAAAGATTTTTGATATGTTTTATACTGCAGACAGTAAAGTTGCAGACAGCAGAAGAGGTCTTGGACTGGGGCTGTTCCTCTGTAAGTCGATCATACAGGCGCATGGGGGAACGATTCAGGTAGCAGATAATGTTCCACATGGTACGATTTTTACATTTACACTGCAGGCAGAGGAGGTTACTTTGAATGAATAA
- a CDS encoding mannonate dehydratase → MKSSFRWYGDSDPVTLDKIRQIPGMRSIVSAVYDVKPGEVWPEESIKHLVDECAANGLVFDVVESIPVTEEIKLGRPERDRHIENYCESIQRCAKYGIKCITYNFMPVFDWTRTQLDKEAEDGSTSLVMYWDQLKGLDPLKDDIHLPGWDASYTQDEVRELIRAYGELGEEGLWANIEYFLKRVIPVAEECDVVMALHPDDPPYPIFGLPRVITCEKNIDRYLSIVDSPANSLCLCTGSLGSSPDNDIPAMVRKYSAMGRIGFMHIRNVKILPDTSFEESGHLTQKGSLDMNAIVKALVETGFEGYFRPDHGRMIWGESGKPGYGLFDRALGSAYINGLIEANGGVIEE, encoded by the coding sequence GTGAAGAGTTCATTTCGTTGGTATGGAGACAGTGATCCGGTCACACTCGATAAAATCCGTCAGATTCCGGGAATGCGTTCGATTGTTTCTGCTGTGTATGATGTGAAGCCGGGAGAAGTATGGCCGGAAGAGAGCATCAAACATCTGGTTGATGAATGTGCGGCAAATGGTCTGGTATTTGATGTGGTAGAGTCTATTCCTGTCACAGAAGAGATTAAACTTGGAAGACCGGAACGCGACCGTCATATTGAAAATTACTGTGAGTCGATCCAGCGCTGTGCGAAGTACGGAATCAAATGTATTACTTATAATTTTATGCCGGTTTTTGACTGGACGCGAACCCAGTTGGATAAAGAAGCTGAGGATGGATCTACCAGTCTTGTGATGTACTGGGATCAGCTGAAAGGGCTGGATCCACTGAAAGATGATATCCATCTGCCTGGCTGGGATGCCAGCTACACACAGGATGAGGTGCGTGAATTGATCCGGGCATATGGAGAGCTTGGAGAAGAAGGGCTGTGGGCGAATATTGAATATTTTCTGAAACGGGTGATCCCTGTGGCAGAAGAATGCGATGTCGTGATGGCATTACATCCGGATGATCCTCCGTATCCGATTTTTGGATTGCCGAGGGTGATTACATGTGAGAAAAATATTGATCGTTATTTGTCGATCGTGGACAGCCCGGCAAACAGTCTGTGTCTTTGCACAGGTTCGCTTGGAAGCTCCCCTGACAATGATATCCCTGCAATGGTGCGTAAATATTCCGCAATGGGGCGTATCGGCTTTATGCATATCAGGAATGTGAAGATTCTTCCGGACACATCGTTTGAAGAGTCAGGTCACTTGACGCAAAAAGGTTCTCTGGATATGAATGCGATCGTGAAGGCGCTAGTTGAAACGGGATTTGAAGGATATTTCCGTCCGGATCATGGACGCATGATCTGGGGAGAGAGCGGAAAGCCGGGATATGGTCTTTTTGACCGGGCGCTGGGAAGTGCGTATATCAATGGTCTGATCGAAGCAAATGGCGGAGTTATCGAAGAATAG